The DNA region CGCACGGTCCGCGCCAACCACGTCGACTTCCAGATCGGTCTGTTCCGCGAGCTCGCGGACGACGATTTCCCCGAGCTCGAGGCGGCAGCTGACCGCCACGGGCAGTTCCTCGGCCTACGAGGCCACCGTCGCCACGACACGGCGGTCCGACCGAGGCTGACCGCCTGCGCTTGCCGCACGCACTCGTCGTGTGACCGACCTGATGCGATCGACACCTGTTGCATGCCGTCCGGTGAGGGCGGCAGGATGATGACGCCATGCGGACGCTGTATCTGCTGCGCCATGCGAAGTCGAGCTGGCACGACCCCAGCCTGGCCGACCACGACCGGCCGCTGGCAAGCCGTGGCATCCGCGCCACACCGTACGTCGCCGATCACCTGCGTCAGATCGGGATCGTCCCCGACGTGGTCCTCTGCTCATCGTCGCGTCGGACCCGCCAGACGCTCGACCTGCTCGGCGACGCCATCCCGTCCGACACAGACGTCCGCATCGAGGAGGAGCTCTATCACGCGGCCGCGGACACGCTCCTCGACCGCCTCCGCCTGCTGCCCGACAGCGCGCGGCGGGCGATGCTGATCGGCCACAACCCTGCCATGCAACAGCTCGCCGTCCTGCTCGCCGCCTCGGGAGACCACCTGGAACGGATGGCTCGCAAGTTCCCGACCGCGGCGCTCGCGACGCTGGACGCAGCGATCGACGGGTGGGCAGACCTCGCGGCCGGATGCGCCGAGCTCGCAGGATTCGTGCGCCCGGACGACCTCAACGCCCCCCGGTGAACAGCGGCTGCGGG from Euzebyales bacterium includes:
- a CDS encoding histidine phosphatase family protein — translated: MRTLYLLRHAKSSWHDPSLADHDRPLASRGIRATPYVADHLRQIGIVPDVVLCSSSRRTRQTLDLLGDAIPSDTDVRIEEELYHAAADTLLDRLRLLPDSARRAMLIGHNPAMQQLAVLLAASGDHLERMARKFPTAALATLDAAIDGWADLAAGCAELAGFVRPDDLNAPR